From the genome of Terriglobales bacterium:
CTGGTACCTCGAAACTTGGCAGCGATTGCGCGATGCGGGTGCGATCTATCCCTGCACATGTTCTCGAAAGGATCTTGCGCAATCCGCCAATGCTCCCAACAATGAGGCGGATGACGAACCTCTGTATCCGGGGACCTGCCGGAACCGCTCCGCCGATTCCTACTCATCGCCTTTGGGCGTGAACTGGAGGTTCCGTGCTCCAGACCGCGAGCCGATCACTTTCAGTGACCTGAATCTCGGCCCAAAACGGTACATTGCAGGCAAGGATTTTGGAGACTTTCTGGTGTGGCGCCGCGATGATGTGCCCGCGTATCAGCTGGCAGTCGTAGTGGACGACGCGGCCATGCGGATTACCGAAGTCGTTCGCGGAGCCGATCTGCTGAAATCGACGGCGCGGCAGATTCTTCTTTCTCAGGCTTTGAGATTGAACATCCCACACTATTTCCATTGCGAACTGGTGCGCGACGAACAAGGAGTGCGTCTGGCCAAGCGGCACGATTCGCTCAGCATCCGGCATCTGCGAGAGAGCGGATACTCTCCCGGGCAGGTGTTGGCGCTGGCCAAAGTTTGATTTTGCTGCGGTGGTCGGTGCCCGAGTTAGTGGCTGATGAACGCAGCCGTCTCAACGTGTCTGCGTTCCGGCTCAGGCTCAGCTACAAACGAGCGCAATTGTTTCAGCAACAGCACAAGACAAATCGTACCGACGATGAGCAGCACCGTTCCTCGAACTGCCTGTCCGAGAATCGCGTAACCGGATCCGAAAAGGAACGAGTACACCATCGCGCAACCGAGGAGCCAAAGACCGAGGTTGCGTCCGAGATCGCGCGTGGGCTTTATGTCGTGTGCGATGGCCGCGATGTGCTTCCACCCGCGCACGTCTGGACGAACGTGCCGGTAGAAAGTCACAAGAACTTCCTGACTCACCGGCTTGGTCAAATACGTAACAACGATCCAGGCGATGGTGGTCACGACCGTTGTAGTGCCGGCAGTCTTCGCGAATAGCACCGGCGCATTGCCGGTAAAGGGATTCGCAAAGCGCAGCAGCAGGGAAGTGACGAGGGCGACGATCATCGCCGTGATCTCGCTCCAGGCATTGATGCGCCACCAATACCAGCGTAGGAGATAGACCGCGCCTGTGCCCGCGCTGAGTTCAAGAACCCATTGCCATCCAGCCTGAATCGAAGCAAGCTGCGCCGCAACGAAAGCTGCGCAGATCACCAGGAAGACCGTGACTACCCGTGATGCGACAACATAGTGTTTCTGCGATCCTTCCGGCTTGATAAAGCGCTTGTAGAAGTCAGCTACAAGATAGGACGCTCCCCAGTTGAGCTGCGTGGCAATCGTCGACATGAACGCTGCAAGGAATCCGGCGACTGCGAGTCCGCGTAACGAAGCCGGCAAGTAATGCGTGAGCACCAGCATGTATCCGTCTTCCGGATGACGGCCGACCGCAGAGGCATCCAGATTCGGATACAGCACAATCGCAACCAGTCCGACCAGAATCCACGGCCACGGACGAATCGCGTAATGTGCGATGTTGAACCAGAGAACCGAGAGCAATCCTTCGCGTTCGTTCTTAGCGCTGAAGATGCGCTGCGCGATGTATCCTCCGCCGCCAGGCTCAGCACCGGGGTACCAGAATGCCCACCATTGCACGCCCAGGTAGATCAGCAGCGTAATGACTGGAAGAGTCCACCAGGTTTGTCCAGTGAGTCCATTAGCGAAGTCTGGGAAGAATTTGAGCGGATTGCCGTGTGCAATGCCGGAAGCAGGAGGTTGCGCCAGTTTCAATTTGCTGAGTAAAGCGTGCATGCCACCGGCGGCACTGACTCCGTAGTAAGCGACGGCAATCACCACTCCCATTTTGAGAATGAACTGGAATAAGTCGGTCCACAGCACGCCCCAGAGTCCGCCGATGGCAACGTAGAGACCCGTAAAGGGAACGATGATAAAAATGCAAATCGCCAGTGCTGTGTGCTCGCTCACCCCCATGACGACGCTCACAATGCTGATCATCGCCTTCGTCACCCAGCCAAGAATCAGGCAGTTCATCAGCAGGCCGATGTAGACGGCGCGAAATCCTCGCAGAAACGCGGCTGGCTTGCCGGAATACCGCATCTCCGCGAATTGAACGTCTGTGAGCAGGCCCGATCGTCGCCAGAGTCGAGCGAAGAGGAACACGGTCATCATTCCTGAAAGCAGGAACGACCACCACAGCCAGTTGCCGGCGATGCCTTGCGTGTATACAAGTCCCGTGACGAGAAGCGGCGTGTCGGCGGAGAAGGTAGTTGCAACCATCGATGTTCCCGCCAGCCACCATGAGACCGAGCGCCCAGAGACGAAGTACTCTTCCAGGCTGCTGCCGGAACGGCGGCGGAAGTACAGCCCCATGAGAATCGTGATCGCGAGATAGCCGACGATTGCCGACCAATCAAGCCAGGTGAGTTGCATGGCGAAAGCTTACTGAGAAAGTGCTATAGAGCGCAATGGAAATCGGCGATGGAAACTAGTTTGTCGCTTCCGCCGATCCCACAAATGATTGAACACGGAGGACACGGAGGAACACGGAGGAGTGCTGGTGTTGATTGACTGCTGGTCGCCCAGTTCTAAGGAAATTGAGAGAACGACTAAAACTTGTTCTTATCCTCTGTGACCTCCGTGTCCTCCGTTTTCAATTTTCAGACGCGTTAGAAAAGAAAAACGCCGGACTCGACGTCCGGCGCTGTTAAGACGAAAACCGACTATGTCCCTTCGCTCCAGCTTGCGAGGTACTCTTCCTGCTGCGGCGTGAGCTTGTCGATCTTGATGCCCATGGCTTCGAGCTTCAAGCGGGCTACGCGCTTGTCGAGTTCCACCGGTACCGCGAAGACTTTCTTTTCGAGAGATTTGTAGTTCTTCACCAGGTACTCGCAGGAGAGCGCCTGATTGGCGAAGCTCATGTCCATCACCGAAGCCGGATGGCCTTCGGCAGCGGCAAGATTGATCAGTCGGCCTTCGCCCAGCAGATAGATCTTGCGTCCGTCCTTCATCGCGTACTCGTCGACGAAGTCACGGGTTGGGCGCTTCGAAGAAGAGAGCTTTTCCAAAGCGGGAATATCGATCTCGACGTTGAAATGTCCGGAGTTGGCGACGACGGCGCCGTTCTTCATCACTTCAAAGTGCTCGCGGGCGATCACGTTCTTGTTGCCGGTAACGGTCACGAAGACATCGCCGATTTTGGCGGCATCCGCCATCGACATCACACGGAAGCCATCCATAACGGCTTCGAGCGCCTTGGTCGGATCGATTTCCGTTACGATCACGTCCGCGCCCATGCCCTTTGCGCGGGATGCCAGACCGCGTCCGCACCATCCGTAGCCGGCGATGACGAACTTGGAACCGGCGAGCAGCGTGTTGGTGCAGCGGATCACGCCATCGATCGTGGACTGTCCGGTGCCGTAGCGATTGTCGAACATGTGCTTGGTTTCGGCATCGTTCACGGCGATGATCGGATACCGCAGCGCGCCTTCTTTCGCCATCGCGCGTAGTCGAATCACACCCGTCGTAGTTTCTTCGGTGCCCGCAATGATTCCGTCCACCACATCCTGACGCTTGGTCAAGGCTGTCGTGACGAGATCGGCGCCATCGTCCATCGTGAGGTGCGGCTTGTGATCGAGCGCGCTGAGGATGTGCGAGTAGTAGGAATCGTTGTCTTCGCCTTTAATCGCGAAGGTCGAGATGTTGTAGTCGCGCACCAGCGAGGCTGCCACATCGTCCTGCGTGCTCAGCGGGTTTGACGCGCAGAGAACGACGTCGGCTCCCCCGTCGCGCAGCGTAATTGCGAGGTTCGCGGTCTCCGTTGTCACGTGCAGGCAAGCCGAAATGCGAATGCCTTTCAGCGGCTGATTCTTGATGAACTCTTTGCGGATGCTTTGCAGCACGGGCATCGATTGATTGGCCCACTCGATGCGTCGCTTGCCCTGATCGGCAAGCTCCATGCTTTTCACGTCGAAAGGAACTTGGGTTGCGATTGCTGTAGCCATGATCTCCTTGTACTCGTTTCCTTTGTCATTCCGAACCGCCCGATTTTGGCGGTGAGGAATCCCTATGGATCTCGACGATGGTAGGGATTCCCCGCTACGCTCGGAATGACAAGACTTAAACGACTATTTTGCGATTGCAGCGCTCTTTCCCGAAGCTGCAGCGCCCTTAAGAGCTGCGGCCTTGTCGGTCGCCTCCCATGTGAATTCTGATTCCTTGCGTCCGAAATGGCCGTATGCGGCGGTCTTCTTGTAAATCGGACGGCGCAGATTCAGCGATTCGATGATCCCTTTAGGCGTGAGCTTGAAGTGTTCGCGCACGAGATTCTCGATTTGGGACTCCGGCAGCTTACCGGTTCCGAAGGTCTGCACGAGCACGCTGACTGGATCAGCAATGCCGATCGCATACGCCAACTGCACTTCGCAACGATCGGCGAGGCCGGCAGCCACGATGTTTTTGGCGATGTAACGCGCCATGTAGCAGGCCGAACGATCAACCTTTGTCGGATCCTTGCCCGAGAATGCGCCGCCGCCGTGGCGACCCATGCCGCCGTAGGTATCGACGATGATCTTGCGTCCTGTGAGTCCGGTGTCTCCCATTGGTCCACCGACTACAAAGCGTCCGGTGGGATTGATGTGGTACTTGGTATCGGCATCGAGAAGATGCTCGGGAATGGCAGCCTGGATCACCTGCTCCAGAACCTCGGAGCGAAGGCGGCGATTGTCGACCGTCTCGGAATGCTGCGTGGAGATCACCACCGCGTCTACGCGGACCGGCTTATGATTGGCGTCGTATTCGACTGTGACCTGGGATTTGCCGTCGGGTCGGAGGAAATCGAGAGAACCGTTTTTGCGAACATCAGAGAGGCGGCGGGTGAGCTTGTGGGCCAGTGAGATCGGCGTCGGCATGTAGTCGTCGTTCTCATTGGTGGCGTATCCAAACATCATGCCTTGATCCCCGGCGCCGCCGGGATCGACTCCCATCGCGATATCCGGCGACTGCTCGTGGATCGACGAGATGACAGAACAGGTCTGCGAATCGAAGCCGAATGACGCGTCGGTATAGCCCACCGCTGTCACGGTGCCCCGCACGATAGAAGGAAAGTCGACATAAGCTTTAGTTGTGATCTCACCGGCGATGAATGCCAATCCGGTGGTCAACAGCGTTTCGCAGGCAACGCGGCTGTATTGATCGTGCTCGAGACAAGCATCGAGAATCGCGTCGGAGATCTGGTCGGCGATCTTGTCGGGATGACCTTCCGTCACCGACTCAGAGGTGAATAGGAAACGATTACGCGAAGACAATCTGGTACTCCTCCAGTGCTGATAATCGGCGGCTATTTGCGCCAGGGGAATCGAGCGTGGGAAGACTCACACGAGGGACGGTGACTTCTTGGCTGTCCTAAGTACCTTAACAAACCCCCGTGCCCTGCGCAAGAACTCTCTTTAGCCGTAAGTGATTATAAGCACTTCTACTTAGACTAGAGATGCAACATTCCATGTGCGGCGCAATTTGGCTGCTGGACAGCAGAAAACAAACAGCGAACGGGGCTAGCGTTGGAGGCCTTCGGCGGTAAAGGTGAGCTCTTTGACTTCGTTCGGCTGCCCGTCCAGGTTCACTGGCTGGCCGTTAAACGAGATTTCAACTCCTCCGAGGTTCCCGATTTTCAGCCGTACTTCCTTCTGCGCGCGGATTGATCGCGTCTTCTGCGCGGTCAGAATTCCCTGTCCGAGATCCTTGCCGTCCGCAGAAACTGATAACCATGAATCCTCGCGGGCAAACACCTGTAACCGAATCGCCGCCGGCTGTGACTTAGCGGGAGCAGCTGTGGACACCGGAGACTTGCTTGGGCTGACTTCAGCGGATGTGCCCGAAACTGTGGTCTTCGGCTCTGGCATTGACTGGTTTGCTGTCGGCGATTGATTCGCCTTCCCATTTTGAACCGGCTCCGAAGCAGGTGCACTCGGCACTTGGACTGCAGGATGATTCTGATTGATGTCGGAAGCCGAAGAGGACGTCGAGGTATCCGGCTGTGATGTCTGTGGAGCGACTACCTGAGGAGCGACCGCCCCTGGAGCGTGCATGCGCTGATAGCCGTACCATCCACCAATTCCAGCGAAGACGATAACAAGAACGGAAATCCAACCCCAGCCCGAACTCGAGGGCCTGGTTTCCTCTTCTGGAACAGCAAACACCTGGGGAGTGCGCTCAGCCTCATATGCATTCCAGGCCTCCTCGAAGTCTCCGACAATCTGTTCTTCGTCGAGTCCGAGAAAACGCGCATAGGCGCGGACGAAGCCTTTGTTGAAAATGCCGCCAGGCAGCTTCTCAAAGTCCTCATCCTCGATGGCTTTGAGCGATCGAGTGCCGATTTTGGTGGATTTTGAGATTTCCTCAAGCGAAACGCCGCGCATTTCGCGCTGTCGCCGAAGCCGCTCGCCAAAGCCACTCATTGCCGTCTCTCGTTGCACTATCTCTTTGTGATTCTTTAACTTACGCGTTATTTGCCGAGGCCAAACGGCCCGCAAGTCGCCCGATAATAGGAGTGCCCCCGGAATGTGTCAAACGGATATGCCAAGGTAATGTTTACTTTTCATGTAATGCAGGCTATATCTCTTTTTGAGTCTAAAGGATAATGACGTTTATCTGAAGTGGAGGGAGCCGTCCTGCGAACTCGGTATGCCGGATTCTCCCCCGATCAAGAGCAATGACTGAGGCCACCGCTACCGACCGCAAACGGCAGATGGAAGAGATCAGCATCTTCCATGATGTCGCCAAAGCCCTCACGTCTTCGCTGAACCTCGATTCTATTCTGCAAACCATCATGGAGAAGATGGCCGTCTTCTTCCGGCCCGACACTTGGTCGCTCCTGATGGTCGATGAGCAAAAAGACGAGCTCTACTTCGCCATAGCGGTTGGCGACGCGGCCGACGCGCTCAAGAGCATCCGTCTCAAAGTGGGAGAAGGCATCGCCGGATGGGTCGCGAAACACGGCGAGTCGCTCCTCGTTCCGGATGTCTACAACGATCCTCGTTTCGCCAAGCGCATCGATGAAATGACCAAGTGGCAGACGCGCTCGATCATCTGCGTGCCGCTCAAATCGAAGCATCGCGTGCTCGGCGTGATCCAACTCATCAACTGCGCCATGGAGAGCTTCTCCGACAACGAGATGTTCTTTCTGCACGCGCTTTGCGACTACGCGGCAATTGCTATTGAAAACGCGCGCGCAGTCGAGAAGATCCAGGAACTCACGATCACCGACGATTGCACCGGCCTCTACAACGCACGACATCTGTACAAGACGCTCGAAGCTGAGGTCTATCGCTCGCATCGCTTCAACTACGAGTTCAGCGTCGTCTTCATCGACCTCGATCATTTCAAGCAGGTCAACGACACGCACGGGCACCTGATCGGCAGCAAGCTGCTGGCCGAGATCGGCTACACCATCAAGAGCCACCTGCGCCTGATCGACTACGCTTTCCGCTACGGCGGCGACGAATTCGTCGTGCTCCTTCCCCAAACGGGAAAAGATTCGGCGATGGTGGTAGCCCTGCGTTTGCTCAACGTTCTACGCAGCTCCACGTTCCTCGAAGAAGAAAAGCTGAACCTCAACGTGCGCGCCAGCATGGGCGTTGCCACCTACCCCGAAGACGCGAAGAGCGCGCACGAAATCATTCGTCAGGCCGACGAGATGATGTACATGGTCAAGAACTCCACCCGCGATAACATCGCCGTCGCCCAGCAGGGCATGCTGCAGTAAGCATCTTCAAAGGTTGAACACGGAGAGCACGGAGGTCACAGAGGATCGATGCTCTTCGAGGATGCCTACTCTGCTCCTCGTAAATTCTCTGTTGTGATCGCCAATTAGTTACCCACTGTCATCCCTCGCGCAGCCGCCAAACTGATAACGACTCCAATACATTGTTTTCGCTGCGCGGGGGATCTGTTGTTGCGTTAGTTCTCGCGAACAGCAGATCCCCCAGGCCGCGCCATCGTTAACGAAACGTAAACACTCAATCGGCAGCCTGAGGGATGACAGTGTCTATTGTTAGGAACGGTTACTTAAGCTGGAGCGCTTGCGAAGCACGCCAAGCTAGTTGCAGCCCACGATTTCCTCTGCGCCCTCCGCGTCCTCCGTGTTCAATGCTTTACTTGGGTCGCGTATTCAAAGAAGGATTCGCAACCGGAGCTTTCCCCTTCGTGGCCTGAGGCACCCACGCCGTCGCATTCGCCGGGGCGTTTGGATTGACGCCGAAGTCCCACACGAACATGTTG
Proteins encoded in this window:
- the gluQRS gene encoding tRNA glutamyl-Q(34) synthetase GluQRS, translating into MTHYRGRLAPSPTGLLHVGHARTFWIASQRAKSQNGTLVFRNEDLDPQRCRTEFVSAMFEDLKWLGIHWSEGPDCGGAYAPYSQSERRRWYLETWQRLRDAGAIYPCTCSRKDLAQSANAPNNEADDEPLYPGTCRNRSADSYSSPLGVNWRFRAPDREPITFSDLNLGPKRYIAGKDFGDFLVWRRDDVPAYQLAVVVDDAAMRITEVVRGADLLKSTARQILLSQALRLNIPHYFHCELVRDEQGVRLAKRHDSLSIRHLRESGYSPGQVLALAKV
- a CDS encoding sodium:solute symporter family protein, with product MQLTWLDWSAIVGYLAITILMGLYFRRRSGSSLEEYFVSGRSVSWWLAGTSMVATTFSADTPLLVTGLVYTQGIAGNWLWWSFLLSGMMTVFLFARLWRRSGLLTDVQFAEMRYSGKPAAFLRGFRAVYIGLLMNCLILGWVTKAMISIVSVVMGVSEHTALAICIFIIVPFTGLYVAIGGLWGVLWTDLFQFILKMGVVIAVAYYGVSAAGGMHALLSKLKLAQPPASGIAHGNPLKFFPDFANGLTGQTWWTLPVITLLIYLGVQWWAFWYPGAEPGGGGYIAQRIFSAKNEREGLLSVLWFNIAHYAIRPWPWILVGLVAIVLYPNLDASAVGRHPEDGYMLVLTHYLPASLRGLAVAGFLAAFMSTIATQLNWGASYLVADFYKRFIKPEGSQKHYVVASRVVTVFLVICAAFVAAQLASIQAGWQWVLELSAGTGAVYLLRWYWWRINAWSEITAMIVALVTSLLLRFANPFTGNAPVLFAKTAGTTTVVTTIAWIVVTYLTKPVSQEVLVTFYRHVRPDVRGWKHIAAIAHDIKPTRDLGRNLGLWLLGCAMVYSFLFGSGYAILGQAVRGTVLLIVGTICLVLLLKQLRSFVAEPEPERRHVETAAFISH
- the ahcY gene encoding adenosylhomocysteinase — translated: MATAIATQVPFDVKSMELADQGKRRIEWANQSMPVLQSIRKEFIKNQPLKGIRISACLHVTTETANLAITLRDGGADVVLCASNPLSTQDDVAASLVRDYNISTFAIKGEDNDSYYSHILSALDHKPHLTMDDGADLVTTALTKRQDVVDGIIAGTEETTTGVIRLRAMAKEGALRYPIIAVNDAETKHMFDNRYGTGQSTIDGVIRCTNTLLAGSKFVIAGYGWCGRGLASRAKGMGADVIVTEIDPTKALEAVMDGFRVMSMADAAKIGDVFVTVTGNKNVIAREHFEVMKNGAVVANSGHFNVEIDIPALEKLSSSKRPTRDFVDEYAMKDGRKIYLLGEGRLINLAAAEGHPASVMDMSFANQALSCEYLVKNYKSLEKKVFAVPVELDKRVARLKLEAMGIKIDKLTPQQEEYLASWSEGT
- the metK gene encoding methionine adenosyltransferase: MSSRNRFLFTSESVTEGHPDKIADQISDAILDACLEHDQYSRVACETLLTTGLAFIAGEITTKAYVDFPSIVRGTVTAVGYTDASFGFDSQTCSVISSIHEQSPDIAMGVDPGGAGDQGMMFGYATNENDDYMPTPISLAHKLTRRLSDVRKNGSLDFLRPDGKSQVTVEYDANHKPVRVDAVVISTQHSETVDNRRLRSEVLEQVIQAAIPEHLLDADTKYHINPTGRFVVGGPMGDTGLTGRKIIVDTYGGMGRHGGGAFSGKDPTKVDRSACYMARYIAKNIVAAGLADRCEVQLAYAIGIADPVSVLVQTFGTGKLPESQIENLVREHFKLTPKGIIESLNLRRPIYKKTAAYGHFGRKESEFTWEATDKAAALKGAAASGKSAAIAK
- a CDS encoding RodZ domain-containing protein, which encodes MSGFGERLRRQREMRGVSLEEISKSTKIGTRSLKAIEDEDFEKLPGGIFNKGFVRAYARFLGLDEEQIVGDFEEAWNAYEAERTPQVFAVPEEETRPSSSGWGWISVLVIVFAGIGGWYGYQRMHAPGAVAPQVVAPQTSQPDTSTSSSASDINQNHPAVQVPSAPASEPVQNGKANQSPTANQSMPEPKTTVSGTSAEVSPSKSPVSTAAPAKSQPAAIRLQVFAREDSWLSVSADGKDLGQGILTAQKTRSIRAQKEVRLKIGNLGGVEISFNGQPVNLDGQPNEVKELTFTAEGLQR
- a CDS encoding sensor domain-containing diguanylate cyclase — encoded protein: MTEATATDRKRQMEEISIFHDVAKALTSSLNLDSILQTIMEKMAVFFRPDTWSLLMVDEQKDELYFAIAVGDAADALKSIRLKVGEGIAGWVAKHGESLLVPDVYNDPRFAKRIDEMTKWQTRSIICVPLKSKHRVLGVIQLINCAMESFSDNEMFFLHALCDYAAIAIENARAVEKIQELTITDDCTGLYNARHLYKTLEAEVYRSHRFNYEFSVVFIDLDHFKQVNDTHGHLIGSKLLAEIGYTIKSHLRLIDYAFRYGGDEFVVLLPQTGKDSAMVVALRLLNVLRSSTFLEEEKLNLNVRASMGVATYPEDAKSAHEIIRQADEMMYMVKNSTRDNIAVAQQGMLQ